The Ascaphus truei isolate aAscTru1 chromosome 20, aAscTru1.hap1, whole genome shotgun sequence genome includes the window GAAGCAGGAATATGTTATTCTGCATCATACAATTCTTATATTATAAAGCATTTCCATTTACTGGCACagcacaaacatatatatgtaatgggtatACGCTCCTATATTACTTCTATACGCTCGCTCCCAGAACAGGAACTAAACAAAGATTAACGCAATCAGATATCCCCAGGACAGgtatgtgagatatatatatatacacattgcaAAGTGCTGAAGGGCCCTCTGGGTAACTGATTAATACATGAGATATATTCCCCTGTTCTCTCCCTCGCTCACTGATTCCCTCCCAGTATATTCTTATTTCTATgtgctatattatatatactgtttctATGGGTTCCCTGCTGGGCCGGGATCAGTACTCCTAGCTCCTGATTCTGACCCAGCCTTTCTCACATACCCAGAACGCAGCATGAAGAGGCTCAGTGAAGGTGGCAGTGacggtgtgtaagtgtctgatcgGGTCACACAGCTGATAAAAGGACAGCCGCCCAGCCTCATAGTTCAGGTATATTCCTAATCTCTGCGAGGGAGACTCTGGATATATCCGTGTATATTTTGAGTTATGTACCACTGAATGATTATTATCCCACATGTACAAACCCCAGGACTTCTTATTCTCTCCTATGAAGGACTGATTTCCTTTCCTTACTATACTGGGATAGGAAATCCCTACCCTCCTGTCCCCTGAGTCACTGATCTCCACCTCCCAGTAATGTCGTCCTGAGGAAAAACTCCTGCTGCTTAAAACCTGATAAAACCCAAATCTCTCTGGTGTATTTGGGCGTAACTGGTTTCTTTTTGACCAGGATGCAGTTTTCAGGTCACCTGATACAGATACATCATCAGCAGCTGTATTTACATCCAGTAATATGCCTGAATCCCCCTGCACACAGAACCCGCTCTTTGCTTTTAGATCAGTCACAATATCAGCTAATCTCTGTAAGGTCAGTGGGATCAGAACCTCATCCAAATCCCCTACAGCAGGGACCttattaccctctctctctctgtcctcagcATTGTCTGATTCCCGTCCCTGTAAGACAGTTAGTGGATCAGTGATGTTGCTCAGCTCCTCAATGTGAAGCATCTTCCTGGACAGCGCGTCCTTCTTTATTTCCAGCTGCTGGATTAGATCAGAGACTCGGAGAGAAACCTGCTCTTCCCACCTGGTGATCTCACTCAGGACTCGCTTCTCTAGGACTTCCAGCTGTGCCCTGATGTCCCTAATCAGGGCAGTGACTCGGTCTGTTACCCCGGCTGCTTTCTCTTGCACGTCTCTCTTCTGTCCCTGCAGACTCTGGGCCCTTTTCTCAGTCTCCTCTCTCACTGAGGTCAGTTTCTCCAGAACATGTCTCAGTTTCTCCTTCTTCTCAGAGGCCTCATTCAGCGGCTCCACCTGGTGTCCCCTGTGCTCTCCAAATGCGAAGcaggacacacagatacaggcagCATCCTCAGTGCAGTAATACTCTAGGAGCTTCTTGTGGACGGGACATTTCCTGTTCTTTAAGGAAGTGGTTGGCTCAGTTAAGACGTGTTCCTCTGACTTGCTGTGTCTCTCTAGGTGAATATCACACAGGGAGGCGTCACACTGCAGACATGTTTTAGCAGCGGGTACAGAGGAGGTAACACAGTAAGTGCAGAAGATCACAGCCTCCTCCTGCTCCGGCTGAGTAGAAAGGAAACGCTCCGCTATGTTACACAGCTtcaggttcctctgcagtgcaGGACGCTCCTGAAACTCTGCTCTGCATTCAGGACAGGTATAAAGTCCAGATccctcctgggaatcccacacacTCCCAATACAGCCCTGGCAGAAGTTATGCCCACATCTCAGCGTTACAGGCTGGGTATAAGTGCTCAGGCAGATGGGGCAGGTTAGCTCCTCTCTCAGACCAGCAGACGCCATGCTTGGAAGCAGCAACAGGAAACGAAACTTACATTCCCTTATTATTCAGCACACAGGGGGCGGGGAGTTTGTTACTCAGACTATTAACCCTATAAGTTCCTGCCTGCAGTATACAATATGAGGAATAAGAGTAGTTAAAAGAATATGCAGCATGTTACCTATCTGTGCTCACATGAGGCGTTTGGTGACATGTGACAGGTGTTGCACTTCAAGGGTTAGGTATCCTTTTAAGTCAGCTGTGTGTTATACACCTCAGCATGTTCCTGCATtacatggggacccagtaacaCATAAGACGAGCATTGAGAGGAACGTACGTAATAAATTCTATACTAGACTATATACCCGGGAGCTTATAGTATCCCCGTCTGTCTCTACATGAGTCATCGGAGCAGAGAATTTAGGTATTGTTACCAAAGCAGGAACAGGACCTAAGAGCCCATTACAGCGCCCCCTCCTGTGGTCAAAGTATGTGTCAGTTGTAACAGGACTGGTTCAGGGACAGAACCTATTGTAGACCAAACAAgtaagtgtagccctttttctgacactctaagcgactacgggtaactgcacgcacctgtgtctccaggagatctgagcctccgctagctgggagcctggggtaacacttattagcgcagcgcctccacttacccaggatccccgtgatgtaagattcccctgggcaagaaacatagcAACACAATTGcgtgcaaccagttttactgtgTGTCACAATTATCTTATAACTCTATATGAACCATGGCTGTGACACAAAATGCATACACTTATATTATAACACTAAACACGATACTTATATTCTAACGCTGTTAACTGAAGATGTCCTTATAACacaagtggctcggccacacccctagggaatattgtcctgtacaatagtggctcagccacgctcttatgagaatgcctctgtcccgtcaccgcgtgccccacacaccgtgtccgtgtagtAATAATAGAACGATAGCTGCGGGTACttaggcctttggccactcactagtgtccccaaagtgTTACGCCTaaggcaggatcagcgcctgttgaccggtgtttgTGCACTTGACGTAattaataccttccggtcacggcggtgaccggtaccacttcgcaaaggatcagacgcatccgacccttgacctccagatgttgcggtgtccagccgtctggtcccagatgactgtaACCGCCGCAACTcggtgctttgtccctaactaatgtatagtagggtgacaatcacttccactatagggcgtccctgcagttcagcagcctactgtgactcacgGGAtgctcctaagggcctgcgggggtagctgtcctatgcaggcgggtcacggaccccctgcactcacactacctccttcagctcCTTCCAGATCTCcgctgactagcgtggtctctcccccacgcttccctttcctgtttCCGTAAACCTAGCCTTATGATTGGTTCCTCCCGTCAGGTGACCACTCTagggctcatgggagttgtagttcccccaCGGAGCCTTTTCCTTACAGGCccgtcgttcgcgcgcttccattgcgcatgcgcgacctttccaCTTTCTCAGTGCCCTGGCAaagttgcgcaacaacatggcggcgccctgtactagCGCGCCGCCGCGGAACCTGCCACACTCCCACCGAGCGCACGCAGGAGATtcctaacacatccctacataaGCATATTAATGGCCCCTCGTTTATTGACTAGGAATATTGGattattaaaacactttattataaGTAATAAGTAGAATAAGTGGGGCTGAAtaggcacatatatatatactgaaacaCTAAGCACACTACGGATACACAGCAGGGGGCTCTCAGATATGACGCCCGGTATAACGTACTGAATCTCGGGGTTACAGGTCCCTGGGGAATAGTATGAGCGGGCGATGTGCATATCACAGGGATTGGGGTATAAGGGTTATTGGCATTATATTCCCTTTGCACCCACTGGGTAATACTTCTGTACCCCCCTATATGCCACCTAAACTGATGGCTGCTGGTGCCGCGCCCGCAGATAATGGCGCTAATTGTAAGTAATAAGTTGCTTACGTGACGTTACAATGAAGCTGACACCGTGTGTCTCACACGGGGTTAATAAGTATTGATGCCCGTGTGTGTTTGGGCAAACCAGGACCCCCAACAGAAattatggggcccaggacaaatgaaaggcgcaggggaccccccccccccccacaaacccatagcgcacctaccacggagaaatattttttagcgcgaaacttttacttatctgtttttcttattCAAACAATGGATGAATCAGACCGCGCTGCTCAGTGATTACGCGCTGTGTAAATTAGATGCGCAGGTGCAAAAGGGGTGAATATTATAGTACCCAGAACCCAAAGAAGGGCCCACAGAACCCCACTGATCGCTCTCATCGCTATATTCACAGAACTATTGCCTGATAAACACCTTCTAGGTTTGCACGCGTGTCTGTGTTAGGTATGTACAGATATACCGTTACACGCATGTAACCACACCATGGTAACGTGAGGAACCGCTTGCTATAGTGCGTATCCACTGCAAACCCAGCTGCCCCACGGAGGGTAATTAGACTGTAGAGATTATGCATTAACAttgcagcagtatatctgtatataccTAACACAGACAAGGCTGCAAACCTAGAAGGTGTTTTTGGATGCATGGTAACCTTATATTGTAGTGCAAAGGGTTAATAATTCCTACACAGGTTGCATTGTGGTTCCAGATATATGATGTAGGTGTCATAGTGTAGCTGCTCCCTGTGGATCAGCaataggcacacacacagcacgctgCTCCTCGCTTTACCAATTATGGCTACACTAGTATAACAATATAtctatactagctgatatacccggcgttgcccgggatgtaattttgggggagcgggcgacagggttgggcttccccccccccttgacagctaggtgggtgactcagttgactgagtgtgtatgtgactgtgtgggtggatgggtgactgagtgggtgggtgggtcggtgactgagtgggtgggtgggtcggtgactgagtgggtgggtgggtcggtgactgggtgggtgggtcggtgactgagtggtcggtgactgagtgggtgggtgactttgggtcggtttgactttgggtcgctgggtgggtgggtgactttgggtcgcttgactttgggtcgctgggtgggtgggtgactttgggtcgcttgactttgggtcgctgggtgggtgggtgactttgggtcgctgggtgggtggttttgggtcgCTGGGTAGGTggatgggtgactttgggtcgctgggtgggtgactttgggtcgctgggtgattttgggtcgctgggtgggtgggtgggtgattttgggtcgctgggtgggtgggtggctttgggtcgctgggtgggtgactttgtgtcgctgggtgggtgggtgactttgggtcgctgggtgggtgggtgactttgggtcgcttgACTTTGGGTTGCTGGGTGTGTGGGtaggtgactttgggtcgctgggtgggtgggtgactttgggtcgctgggtgacTTTTGGtcgggtgtgtgggtgactttgggtcgcttgactttgggtcgctggctggatgactttgggtcactgggtgggtgggtgagtgggttactttgggtcgctgggtgggtgggtgactttgggtcgctgggtgggtgactttggttcgctgggtgggtgggtgactttgggtcgctgggtgtgtgactttgggtcgctgggtgggtgactttgggtcgttgggtgggtgggttactttgggtcgctgggtgactttgggtcgctgggtgggtgggtgagtttgggtcgctgggtgggtgggtgactttgggtcgctgggtgggtgactttgggtcgctgggtgggtgggtgactttgggtcgctgggtgggtgactttgggtcggtgggtgactttgggtcggtgggtgggtcggtgactgggtgactttgggtcggtgggtcggtgactgTGGGACTTTTTCTGGgtcgtgactgggtgggtcagtgactgggttgggtggtcGCTGTTTGGGtgagtgactttgggtcggtgggtgagtttgggtcggtgggtgggtcggtgggtgggtcggtgactttgggtcggtgggtgggtgactttgggtcggtgggtgggtcggtgggtgggtgactttgggtcggtgggtgggtgactttgggtcggtgggtggctcggtgggtgggtgaccttgggtcggtgggtcggtgggtcggtgggtgggtgactttgggtcggtgggtggttgggtcggtgggtgggtcggtgactttgggttggtgggtgggtcggtgactgggtgactttttttgGGTCGGTGATTGGGTGACTTTTtctgggtcggtgagtgggtgtgggtgaggtCGGTAtggggtcggtggttgggtgtggtcggtgagtgggtggggtcggtgagcgggtgggtggggtcggtgagtgggtgggtgagtgggtgactgggtgactgggtaagtgggtgactgactgggtgactgactgggtgggtgggtgactgactgggtgggtgggtgactgactgggtgactgggtgactgacttggtgagtgggtgactgactgggtgagtgggtgactgactgggtgagtgggtgactgactgggtgagtgggtgggtgactgactgggtgagtggtgggtgactgactgggtgggtgggtgagtggggcaAAGTGGGTGAGTGGGGCAAAGTGGGTGAGTGGGgcaaagtgggtgactggggcaaagtgggtgactgggggaaagtgggtgactgggggaaagtgggtggatgagtgagtgaaagtgggtgagtgagtgactgggtggatgtgtgggtgactgggtgggtgactttgactgggtgacagtgggtgggtgggagacggtgggtaactGGATGACAGTgcatgggtgggagacggtgggtgacttaccttgaccgggtggtgtttcctggcggcagacggttcccctcctggcacggATATCCCCGTGGCATCAGGCTGGGGGCAAGAGGTGGGTTCGGAaactggcggggggggggcaagagtggcaggctggggcaggagacccgcgccacGTCAGGGTGAGTGCAGGTGatggtgagtgcaggaggccgggggagtgcaggaggcccgggccgcgcttcccctccgtccgggagcgcacgggatagtgagtgcaggaggccgggggagtgcaggaggccgagggaatgcaggaggcccgggcatcgcttcccctccgtccgggagcgcacgtgatagtgattgcaggaggccgggggagtgcaggaggccgggggagtgcaggaggcccgggccgcgcttcccctccgtccgggagcgcacgtgatagtgcggctggggatgttgcggagcgtgcgggtttgggggaggtgggggagagagtgaggggcaccgagagaggggggaggggggtgtggaaggtgatcTGCGGTCCGACTGACGGGgaagagtgaggccaagcaacagtgtgtgtgtgtgtgtgtgtgtgtgtgggtgtgtgtgtctcctttggcccgtcactccgcctcaagccaatgagaggtgtgcgggggcgggcgggccaagggagcaatctcattggcctgaggcctgaggcggagtgacaggccaaagatccaatgtgattgcccctagacacaggacaaccagacacgcatacaacactttcagaaatatataaatagatagatagaagcTGAGCGGACAGCCAATcatcgcgtgggaactttcccgaGCAGCCAACCAGaaccaagccggctagaaaatcCAGGTCAGCGGGAAATGTGAAATAGCTAAGGGACATACGCAAGCTGCCACATACccccccagctatcccaatgccacccgctgggcaggctccaccaggtctggcagaacaagtggcatcccggaggacggccattgatctccggacctggttcTCCTccttccccgctgaccaaatgctgtccccacctctgggcttcctctggctgctctgaACTCCGATGTTCAGCAgacataccggcgcctatgggtttgctcgggctgcctgtttggacattggttccgaatgtttaaacatattaaaactatATTTGAATACACACTGGGTCTCGGGGATCCCCGTCAGCGATGTGGGACTTTAGGGGAAGATCttgggggtacagggaacagaaaaggaaaaatgttgtctctttatttctgctgccttatcccccctcacacttttcctgtgactcagtttggactctcagagtccgccccccccccccccagccttatatacggttggggcacccacaaaccctatactggttgtgggtcaccttggcactagctggggtacccccctttccctagggattccctcagctacaggaatacatatgtatccctgtgcctcattgtctgtctgtctgtctgtcgcggGAGACCAGGTCtcctaacacatttatatttctgggatcagtcacacggcAAAACCAGGGAAAGAAAACAAACTGATCGGCGCCGCCCCACTGGTGAAATGTAACACAACACCGCCACCCGGTGGTGGATAGGGTCAATAGCACCTGAGCAATAAACAGAAGTAAAATAATAAGagttattagcaacaaataaaataaataaaaatctttAACAACTACTCACCCTCTGAAAAGAAGCAGCCGGTTTCTTCAGCAGATGTATTAGGATCGGCCGTCGGTCTGTCACAGCCCTATACATTACGTGTAGCCATGTGCTTTCAGGAATCTGCTTCTGGGTTTAACAAGCCATGTATCTGACTTCACACGTACTTAAGGTATTTTATAACATGCGGGGTAGCCTTCAATGTTTAAATAATAACTACGAacggtcattttttttttttttttttcaactttctgtttattatttttcaggtatAAATCATACAATCCACATTGCATTACACTGTCCTGGTGGACAGACTCTACATCAGACATACCACATTTAACAGACAGAGGGAAGGGAAGACAACAGGACATAGACAGGTAGAGGGAtaaggggaggtgagaggggggaagggggggttgggaAGGCGTTCCCATTCGCTTCCTGAATCCCTCTGTCAGACGGTCACCACCAACTCACGGTGCTGTGACTCTCCCACTTATTGGGGTTTTGAAGCGTCAGCTTAGACCTAGCACCCTCAGTCTTCTGAGTCCACTCTGTCGCCTTGTCTgtgcatccaaggagaactcattttgtcctattaaagccagatggtggcattgctcagccCTGGGATATCCGTCTGAGCTAACCAAGGCAGCCAGACTTTTTGACattttgagccagtgtcgttaaccagactcgttaacttttccatctggcatacaaaccaaattcgatttctaattttgtctactgatggaattgcgttctggttccacaatgctgcgatctcgcaccgcatagccgttgcaaaatgtgctattaatttgttccccgtTCTCGAGACTTCGTCTGTGGGTTTGCttaggaggaacagccacgggtctagctgaatttggaggcccaagatcctctgcagccaatctcggatctgttGCCAAACTGGCATAagcttcgggcaggaccacagcatgtgcaccagatcacCTCTTTCCCTGCACTGccgtgggcagagcggggaagcgcctttgataaatttagc containing:
- the LOC142471257 gene encoding E3 ubiquitin/ISG15 ligase TRIM25-like, which encodes MASAGLREELTCPICLSTYTQPVTLRCGHNFCQGCIGSVWDSQEGSGLYTCPECRAEFQERPALQRNLKLCNIAERFLSTQPEQEEAVIFCTYCVTSSVPAAKTCLQCDASLCDIHLERHSKSEEHVLTEPTTSLKNRKCPVHKKLLEYYCTEDAACICVSCFAFGEHRGHQVEPLNEASEKKEKLRHVLEKLTSVREETEKRAQSLQGQKRDVQEKAAGVTDRVTALIRDIRAQLEVLEKRVLSEITRWEEQVSLRVSDLIQQLEIKKDALSRKMLHIEELSNITDPLTVLQGRESDNAEDREREGNKVPAVGDLDEVLIPLTLQRLADIVTDLKAKSGFCVQGDSGILLDVNTAADDVSVSGDLKTASWSKRNQLRPNTPERFGFYQVLSSRSFSSGRHYWEVEISDSGDRRVGISYPSIVRKGNQSFIGENKKSWGLYMWDNNHSVVHNSKYTRIYPESPSQRLGIYLNYEAGRLSFYQLCDPIRHLHTVTATFTEPLHAAFWVCEKGWVRIRS